The region TTCGGCGAGGCCGGCGGTGAGGTACAAAAGGCTCGACTTGCCGCAGCCCGACGGCCCCACCAGCACGGCGAATTGTTGGTCCGGAACTTCGAAGGACACCTGCTCCAACGCGGTAAAGACACCGCCATCAGGCTTTTTATAGCGCAGGCTGACCTTGTCCACCTGCAGCCGTGGGGCGCCTTGCGCCGGGGCAGCCTGGGGCGCGACGAAACGTGGGTTGACGGCGGTTACTGAGCCCATGCGGCGATCCTCAGACGTAGGAAGCGGAACAATTGATCGGTGACCAGGCCCAGCAGGCCGATGATCGCGATTGCCAGAAAGATCACATCCACCTGAAAGCCGCGCATGGCCTTGAGGCTCAGATAGCCCAGGCCACTGGAAGCGGCGACCAGTTCGGCGACCACCAGGTAAGTCCAGGCCCAGCCCATGGTGACGCGCAAGGTGTCGAGCACACCCGGCAGCGAGGCCGGGGCGATCACATGCAGCACCGCATCGCGCCGATTTGAACCCAGTGTGTAGGACGCGTTGATCAGGTCCTTGGAGATGCCTTTGGACACGTCCGCAATCATCACCAATTGCTGGAAGAACACACCGAAGATAATCACCGAGACCCGCTGCTCCAGACCGATGCCGATCCACAGGATGAAGAGCGGCACAAACGAGGTCACCGGCAGGTAGCGAATGAAATTGACCATCGGTTCGAGGAACGCCTGGACGATACGAAAGCTGCCCATCAGCAACCCCAGCGGCACGGCCACCAGCGATGACACGATAAAACCGACCATCACCACCTCGACACTGGCCCAAACGTGCACCCCGAGGGTACCGTCGCGGCCCAGGCGCACGGCGGCCTCGACCACCGCGCCTGGTGTCGGCAGAAACATGCCCGGCACTACGCCGCCGTAGGACAACCCGGCCCACAGGCCGACCAACAACACCCAGGCCAGGCCGTTGGCGCTCCAGACCAACTGCACCGGCAAGCTGGTCTTGGGCGTGATGCAGCGGCTCAGCCATGAATTGCGCTTGAACATGCGGACCTCCTAGAGCGGGCTGACGAAGCGGTTGTCGATCAGGTCGTCATTGCTGACGTTGTAGGGCTTGCCCTGCAATTCGCTGGCGGTTTCATTAGCCAGTTTGA is a window of Pseudomonas sp. 10S4 DNA encoding:
- a CDS encoding ABC transporter permease, encoding MFKRNSWLSRCITPKTSLPVQLVWSANGLAWVLLVGLWAGLSYGGVVPGMFLPTPGAVVEAAVRLGRDGTLGVHVWASVEVVMVGFIVSSLVAVPLGLLMGSFRIVQAFLEPMVNFIRYLPVTSFVPLFILWIGIGLEQRVSVIIFGVFFQQLVMIADVSKGISKDLINASYTLGSNRRDAVLHVIAPASLPGVLDTLRVTMGWAWTYLVVAELVAASSGLGYLSLKAMRGFQVDVIFLAIAIIGLLGLVTDQLFRFLRLRIAAWAQ